Proteins encoded by one window of Agelaius phoeniceus isolate bAgePho1 chromosome 5, bAgePho1.hap1, whole genome shotgun sequence:
- the NT5DC3 gene encoding 5'-nucleotidase domain-containing protein 3, giving the protein MAAVAARALLAAGRAGAGGRRGRVLPAAGAAPLCTVAPQQQQQPSPDMKSYLWSRYKEAKRVTKELVPSIMSNMLNPDAIFSNNEMSLSDIEIYGFDYDYTLVFYSKHLHTLIFNAARDLLINEHRYPAEIRKYDYDPNFAIRGLHYDVHRALLMKIDAFHYIQLGTVYRGLSVVPDEEVIAMYDGSHVPLEQMSDFYGKSSQGNTMKQFMDIFSLPEMTLLSCVNEYFLKNNIDYEPVHLYKDVKDSIRDVHIKGIMYRAIEADIEKYICYAEQTRAVLAKLADHGKKMFLITNSPSSFVDKGMKFIVGKDWRDLFDVVIVQAEKPNFFNDKRRPFRKVNERGVLLWDKIHKLQKGQIYKQGNLYEFLKLTGWRGSKVLYFGDHIYSDLADLTLKHGWRTGAIIPELRSEIKIMNTEKYIQTMTWLQTLTGLLEHMQVHRDPDSQMILEEWKKERKEMREMNRNFFNSHFGSIFRTDENPTYFLRRLSRFADIYMASLSCLLNYEPDYTFYPRRTPLQHELPGWSDQLCTGTFRMPFLQETVQIK; this is encoded by the exons ATGGCAGCGGTagcggcgcgggcgctgctggcggcgggcagggcgggcgcgggcgggcggcggggccgcgtcCTGCCCGCCGCGGGCGCCGCTCCCCTGTGCACCGTGgccccgcagcagcagcagcagccgtcGCCCGACATGAAGAGCTACCTGTGGTCGCGCTACAAGGAGGCCAAGAGGGTCACCAAGG AGCTGGTTCCGTCAATTATGAGTAACATGCTGAACCCAGATGCTATTTTTTCAAACAATGAAATGAGCCTGTCAGACATTGAAATTtatgggtttgattatgactaCACCTTGGTCTTTTATTCTAAACATCTACACACGCTCATATTCAATGCTGCTCGAGATCTTCTTATTAATGAGCACCGG TATCCtgcagaaataagaaaatatgaTTATGATCCCAATTTTGCCATCAGAGGGCTTCACTATGATGTGCACCGG GCATTATTAATGAAGATCGATGCTTTTCATTATATTCAGCTGGGAACAGTTTACAG aggCCTCAGTGTTGTCCCAGATGAAGAAGTCATTGCAATGTATGATGGTTCCCATGTCCCATTAGAACAAATGAGTGACTTTTATGGAAAG AGCTCACAAGGAAATACAATGAAGCAATTCATGGATATATTTTCCTTGCCAGAAATGACACTCCTTTCTTGTGTGAATgagtattttctgaaaaacaacATAGACTATGAACCTGTTCATCTGTACAAAGATGTCAAG GATTCAATCAGGGATGTTCATATCAAAGGAATAATGTACAGAGCAATTGAAGCAGATATTG AGAAATACATCTGCTATGCTGAACAAACTCGTGCAGTGTTAGCAAAGCTGGCTGATCATGGCAAGAAGATGTTTCTCATCACAAACAGTCCCAGCAGCTTTGT GGACAAAGGCATGAAGTTCATCGTTGGCAAGGACTGGAGGGATCTCTTTGATGTGGTCATTGTCCAGGCTGAAAAACCAAACTTTTTCAATGATAAGCGAAG ACCATTTCGGAAGGTGAATGAAAGGGGAGTCTTGCTCTGGGACAAGATTCACAAGCTGCAGAAAGGCCAGATTTACAAACAG GGTAACTTGTATGAATTTTTGAAGCTTACTGGCTGGAGGGGCTCTAAGGTTCTCTACTTTGGTGACCACATATACAGTGACTTGGCA GACTTGACCCTGAAGCACGGCTGGCGCACTGGTGCGATTATTCCAGAGTTACGATCGGAGATTAAAATCATGAACACAGAGAAGTACATTCAAACCATGACCTGGCTGCAAACCTTGACAGGATTATTGGAACACATGCAG GTTCACCGTGATCCTGACTCCCAAATGATTTTAGAAGaatggaagaaggaaagaaaggaaatgag GGAGATGAACAGGAACTTCTTCAATTCACACTTTGGAAGCATATTCAGAACTGATGAGAATCCAACTTACTTCCTGAGACGTCTCTCTAGGTTTGCAGATATCTACATGGCATCACTGAGCTGTCTCTTGAACTATGAACCTGATTACACCTTTTATCCAAGAAGGACTCCTTTGCAGCATGAACTTCCTGGCTGGTCAGACCAGCTGTGCACTGGTACATTCAGAATGCCTTTTCTGCAAGAGACAGTTCAGATCAAATAA